Proteins from a genomic interval of Cyprinus carpio isolate SPL01 chromosome A21, ASM1834038v1, whole genome shotgun sequence:
- the LOC109065232 gene encoding uridine-cytidine kinase 1: MNSAGLLCETERPRHRPFLIGVSGGTASGKSTVCAKIMELLGQNKVDHHQRKVTIVSQDSFYRVLTPEQKAKALKGQYNFDHPDAFDTELMCQTLKDIVEGKVVEVPTYDFVTHSRLPEKICVYPADVVLFEGILVFYTQEVRDMFHMKLFVDTDSDVRLSRRVLRDMRRGRDLEQILTQYTTFVKPAFEEFCLPTKKYADVIIPRGVDNMVAINLIVQHIQDILNGDICIWQRGSVNGHAHGRSLKRGVAEHNENSSGGGIVPVKRPLLEPSTRPH, from the exons ATGAATTCAGCCGGGCTGTTATGTGAAACCGAGCGGCCGCGTCACCGTCCTTTCCTGATCGGGGTGAGCGGAGGAACAGCAAGTGGAAAG TCCACAGTGTGCGCAAAAATCATGGAGCTGTTGGGTCAGAATAAGGTGGATCATCACCAGAGGAAGGTCACTATCGTCAGCCAGGACAGTTTCTACCGGGTTCTCACTCCAGAACAGAAGGCCAAAGCGTTGAAAGGCCAGTACAACTTTGACCATCCAG atgcGTTTGATACAGAGTTAATGTGTCAGACGCTGAAGGACATCGTAGAAGGAAAGGTGGTGGAGGTTCCTACATATGACTTCGTCACCCATTCCAG gctgcCAGAGAAGATATGTGTGTATCCCGCTGATGTGGTGCTGTTTGAGGGGATTCTGGTGTTCTACACACAGGAAGTCAGAGACATGTTCCACATGAAGCTGTTTGTGGACACAGACTCAGATGTACGCCTGTCTCGCAGAG TTCTGCGTGACATGAGAAGAGGTCGAGATCTGGAACAGATTCTCACACAGTACACCACGTTTGTTAAACCAGCTTTTGAGGAGTTCTGCCTTCCG ACCAagaaatatgcagatgtcataaTACCGCGTGGAGTCGATAACATGG TGGCAATCAACCTGATTGTGCAGCATATTCAGGACATCCTCAACGGTGATATCTGCATATGGCAGAGGGGTTCTGTCAATGGACACGCCCATGGGCGGAGTCTAAAGAGGGGCGTGGCCGAACACAATGAGAACTCTAGCGGAGGTGGGATTGTCCCAGTGAAACGCCCCCTACTGGAGCCCAGCACGCGaccacattaa